The genomic region GCACCTGACGCGCGCGTGGAGCTCGTCGACGGCGGGCACTTCCTGCTCGAGTCCCACCTCGACCGCGTGGTCCGGGCCATCGGCGAGTGGCAGGCCGCGGCGTGAGGCGCGGCCGCCCTGATCAGCCGGCGTCGACCCGCTCGTACCGCTCGACGTTCGCGTTCGTCACGTGCCAGTCGTCGGTCTTGGCGAAGCCGCGCGGGGTGAGCGCCTCGGCGACCTCGGGCCGGATGTCCTGCTTGTCGCTCGTGACGAGCCACACCACGTCGGCGCCCTCGACCTCGTTGACTCGGTCTGCCAGCGGGTAGGTCTCCTCCCAGAGGCCGTCGGTGTCGCCGGGCGGCGTGCGCAGCAGGATGTCGTCCATGCCGCGGAAGGCGTCCGGGTACGAGTACGCGACGATGCGCGAGGTCGCCTTCGGGTGGCGGCGGACCGGCCCGAAGATCACGGCCTCGGTCGTGCCGGGCGCCTCCTGCGCGCGCTCCTCGGAGACGATCCGGGCGATGGCTGCCCAGTCGGAGTCGGCCTTCACGGTGGTGGTGCGGTCGTGCACGAGTTGCATCACCGACAGCGCCACGAGCACGGCCGTGACGGCGGCGACGAGCGGCTTCCACCTGAGCGCGAGGATCCCGACCGCCATGAGCATCGCGAACGCGGGCGCCGTGTACGCCATGTAGCGCGGCGAGTAGAGCGGCGACATGAGGGTGGACGCGCCGATGAGCAGCAGCGTCGGCACGACGAACCACACGACGGCGAGCTGCAGGATCGTCGGCGACCACCCCGCGTGCAGGTACGCCGACTCGAACTCGGCGAGGGCGCCCTCCGGCTCGAGGCGCGAGGCGCGGCGGGCGCGGACCAGGCGGATCCCGCGGCGCACCAGCAGCGCGAGGCCCACGAGCGCGAGCGCCCAGGCGAGGAGGCCGAAGACGTCGTTCTGGGAGAAGAGCTGCGTCGAGATCACCTGCGTGATCGTGTTCGGGCCGATGGGCTTGATCCACCCGACCTGGCCCGACTGGTCCGTCACCACGCGCACGAGCGGCAGCGAAAGGAGCCCGGCCGAGATGGAAGCGAGGGCCCAGCCGAGCAGCGACACGACCATGGGCCGGCGGCTGCGGCGGCCGACGCGCGCCGAGGCGATGGCCCACAGGATCACGACGCCGTGCGCGCCGACGAGCAGCGCGAGGTACACGAAGGTGGAGGCGC from Clavibacter michiganensis subsp. insidiosus harbors:
- a CDS encoding glycosyltransferase family 39 protein; protein product: MTDLRTDGGRGSASTGPSVRRPADGTRGGRPAGGLGRFHHRRWGDAWLIGLLGFLLALPLAGAPSVWYDEAATVISATRAWDDLLRELSTVDAVHGLYYAGMKAWFELVGYSPTSLRFPSAVFIGLAAAGVVLLTRTVSTRATGIVAGLVFVVIPRSAWMGTEGRSFALGTLIAVALTIVLVLAARRAGSRWQVQARWWALYGLLAWLGASTFVYLALLVGAHGVVILWAIASARVGRRSRRPMVVSLLGWALASISAGLLSLPLVRVVTDQSGQVGWIKPIGPNTITQVISTQLFSQNDVFGLLAWALALVGLALLVRRGIRLVRARRASRLEPEGALAEFESAYLHAGWSPTILQLAVVWFVVPTLLLIGASTLMSPLYSPRYMAYTAPAFAMLMAVGILALRWKPLVAAVTAVLVALSVMQLVHDRTTTVKADSDWAAIARIVSEERAQEAPGTTEAVIFGPVRRHPKATSRIVAYSYPDAFRGMDDILLRTPPGDTDGLWEETYPLADRVNEVEGADVVWLVTSDKQDIRPEVAEALTPRGFAKTDDWHVTNANVERYERVDAG